In Carassius gibelio isolate Cgi1373 ecotype wild population from Czech Republic chromosome B13, carGib1.2-hapl.c, whole genome shotgun sequence, one genomic interval encodes:
- the LOC127970469 gene encoding basal body-orientation factor 1-like: MPIKKGKKAKGKEKNDGKLESKRVKVSDIERAKANAALWEARCDLTESSRAEDREAARRLSQINQQLTALQHHTENNSIEIVAVLRNKHLQNEDKIKALEQQIQLEKTRASQEKENLAIQYTLKISELEEKFKNRSSEFDMIQEELKIINDFLKKKPQMEQELKNLKETLENADLGHKKTLARMEQKFFNNKVFLEKEVEQKIGVLAERAHNESIRQLDDASRSVFKENVRLNKALGYHIEKVEDLRKRNTALAEENNILSLHKEMRQDTSNVTISKLAAQRTTVSELRAKVFTLEQALASMVAEFELEKADIKQHAAVRSQAGGVELDKLQKLLSVRDRELGRVRRIARSVVEQRSDMEVHFHEALNQVKQEMLMHRQEAEVNHSRRMDEAEKGSQKKAKVNISEMTWEQRERVLRLLFAKMNSLTSKKPIHAPALTDSEGNWCSSNLGSEEEESHVTFLTQEPVSSMSSSGN; the protein is encoded by the exons ATGCCgattaaaaaaggaaagaaagcaaAGGg aaaagaaaagaacgatgGCAAGCTAGAGTCGAAACGCGTTAAGGTATCTGATATAGAGAGGGCAAAAGCAAACGCGGCTCTGTGGGAGGCCAGGTGTGATCTGACCGAGAGTTCACGCGCGGAGGACCGTGAAGCAGCGCGAAGACTGAGCCAAATCAACCAGCAGCTCACTGCTCTACAGCACCACACTGAGAACAACAGCATCGAGATCGTCGCTGTTCTGAGGAACAAACACCTGCAAAACGAGGACAAG ATAAAGGCACTGGAACAACAAATTCAGCTCGAGAAAACAAGGGCTTCTCAGGAAAAGGAGAATCTG GCCATTCAGTACACTCTAAAGATCAGTGAGCTGGAGGAGAAGTTTAAGAACAGATCTAGTGAGTTCGACATGATTCAAGAGGAGCTTAAGATCATCAATGACTTCCTTAAGAAAAAGCCTCAAATGGAGCAAGaactcaaaaat CTGAAAGAAACTTTGGAAAATGCAGATCTAGGACACAAGAAAACACTTGCAAGAATGGAGCAAAAGTTCTTCAATAATAAG GTTTTTCTAGAGAAGGAAGTTGAGCAAAAGATTGGTGTGCTTGCAGAAAGGGCTCACAATGAATCCATCAG ACAGCTGGATGATGCATCTCGCTCAGTGTTCAAGGAGAATGTGCGTCTAAATAAGGCATTGGGTTACCACATCGAAAAGGTAGAGGATCTGCGGAAGAGAAATACAGCACTGGCTGAAGAGAACAACATCCTTAGTTTGCATAAG GAGATGAGGCAGGACACCTCTAATGTCACAATATCTAAGCTTGCAGCCCAGCGGACCACTGTTTCTGAGCTGAGGGCAAAGGTGTTCACACTGGAGCAGGCCCTGGCCAGCATGGTGGCTGAGTTTGAGTTGGAGAAGGCTGATATCAAGCAGCATGCTGCAGTCAGGTCTCAGGCTGGCGGTGTAGAGCTGGACAAACTGCAGAAGCTTCTGAGTGTACGGGACAGGGAACTGGGCAGAGTGAGGAGAATAGCCCGCAGCGTAGTGGAGCAACGATCAGATATGGAGGTCCACTTCCATGAGGCTTTGAACCAAGTGAAACAGGAGATGCTAATGCACAG ACAGGAAGCAGAAGTGAATCATAGCAGGAGGATGGATGAGGCTGAAAAAGG CAGTCAGAAGAAAGCCAAAGTGAATATATCAGAGATGACCTGGGAGCAAAGAGAGAGAGTTCTCAGACTGCTCTTTGCTAAAATGAATAGCTTGACATCGAA GAAACCAATTCATGCTCCAGCTCTGACAGATTCTGAAGGGAACTGGTGTAGCAGCAATCTAGG GAGTGAAGAGGAGGAATCCCATGTGACTTTTTTAACCCAAGAACCAGTTTCCAGCATGAGCTCCAGTGGAAACtga